The nucleotide window CGGTGACGGGGCGTTCTCCTCCGTACTGCTGGCACCGGCCGGGGATCGGCTGTACGCCGTGCGGACCTCGTACGCGGATCCGGGCAGCATCGTCGCCGTCGACACCGTGTCCGGGGAGTTGACCGACCTGCCGTCCCCGGTGACCTATCCCGAGCCGCCCGGGCAGTTGCTGGACGTGGAGACGCGCGCCGCCGACGGCGTACGGATTCGGAGCTATCTCGCGCTGCCGTCCGGAGCGTCGGCGGAGCATCCTGCGCCCTTGGCGCTGTGGATCCACGGCGGGCCGCTGAGCTCGTGGAACGCCTGGAGTTGGCGGTGGAATCCGTGGCTGCTGGTCTCCCAGGGCTATGCCGTGCTGTTGCCCGACCCGGCGCTGTCCACCGGTTACGGCCAGGACTTCATCCGCCGCGGTTGGGGGCGCTGGGGTGCCGAGCCGTTCACCGACCTGATGGCGGCGACCGACGCCGTACTGGAACGTGACGAAATCTCCTCCGACAAGCCGGTCGCGATGGGCGGATCCTTCGGCGGGTACATGGCCAACTGGGTGGCGGGGCACACGGACCGGTTCGCCGGCATCGTCAGCCACGCGAGCCTGTGGAACCTGGACGCGTTCCGCTACACGACCGATTTCGGCGTCTACTGGCTGCCGGAGCTGAACGACCGGATGGTGGCCGACTACTCGCCGCATCGGGCCGCCGACGACATCCGTACGCCGATGCTGGTGATCCACGGTGACAAGGACTATCGGGTGCCGATCTCGGAGGGGCTCGGGCTGTGGGCCGAGTTGGTCTCGCGGCACGAGGGAGACCCGGAGGAACTGCCGCACAAGTTCCTCTACTTCCCCGACGAGAACCACTGGGTGCTCAGTCCGCAGCACGCAATCGTCTGGTACGAGACCGTCTGGTCCTTCCTGAAATCGGTACGCGGAGACGGGAATTTTGAGCGATCGCGCGTGTTGTAGCAGCACGATCCGGTGGGGCTTGACCGGATGTGGTATGCATTGCGCTCTCGGATCTCAGTGGTCGGGGCGTAGCGCGGACATCGTCCGGCGAGCCGAACCGGTCAGGACCGAGTAGCAACGCTCGTACGGCAGAACAGAAGTTTGTGGTAACCCGGGCGACCTTCGCGACGGAGCTGTCGAACCGACGGCCGGGATGGATGGTGGATACGAGCTCGGGCCTCGGGTCCGGGAGGGAAAGAGAATGGCGACTGATTACGACGCCCCACGCAAGACCGACGAGGACGTCAGCGAAGACAGCATCGAGGAACTGAAGAATCGGCGCAACGACAAGAACTCGGGCAAGGTCGACGAGGACGAGGCGGAGGCCGCCGAGTCGTTCGAGTTGCCCGGCGCCGACCTCTCGCACGAGGAACTGACCGTACGAGTCCTGCCGCGGCAGGCCGACGAGTTCACCTGTGCGAGCTGCTTCCTGGTGCGCCACCGCAGTCAGCTGGCCGAAGAACGCAACGGCCAGATGTACTGCGTCGACTGCGCCGGCTGACGCCCAACTCACGCACCGGGGCCGCATCCCACGCGTGGACGCGGCCCCGTTCGCATGCCCAGCCCCGCCCGCCGCCGAGTTCGCGCCCGGTCACAGTCGCGCGCGAAATCTTCTGCCGCGCGCCGTATTTCGGGTGCGCGGGTAGTTCTTGGGTGCGGCTGATGGCCGCGACCGGTCCGGGGGATGATCATCCCGATCACCTAGACCCAGAGGCCGGCTCGAGCAAAGGCCCGCTCGATGCGAGCGATCAGGATCTGGGGGTGCCAGAGGTCGTCCCAGATCCAGCGGACAACGATGTAGCCGAGGTCACGGAGGCGATCTTCGCGGATCTTCTCCCGGATGACCGCATCCGCAGGAGTTTCGCCGGGGCGCAGCAGTCGGCCGTACTTGATCTTGCCGTCGAATTCGCCGATGACTTTGTACTCGCGCCACAGGAAGTCCACTCGCGCATCCTCATCAAGCTCGGCACCGAGGATCTCGACCTGTAACTCAGGACGCGGGACCTGATTCTGGTGCAAGACGACCCGACTGATCGACTCTCCGGCGCTCTCGCTGTCTGCGTCGAGCAGCGCCGCGGCGTGCCGGGCACGGCTTACTCCTCGACGCGCCTTGGCCATCTCCAGCTGTTCCACCATCTCGGCCAGATCCATGCCGAGCCGCAAGGCCATGTCGCCGGCGGCGACCGACTGTGCGATCGAAACCGTACGGGCATGGTCGACAAACGTCCGCGCGAGCGAGGTCACCGGTATGCCGTCGACCTCTGCGACGTCGGCGGCCCCGAGTGGAGCAACGTGCAGATGAACGTTCGGCCGAATCCTGCCGCCGGCGACTCGATTTCGGGTCAGATGGACCTTCCGAACCGCGTTGGACCAGATCGGCAGATCGTGCATCACGGCGGCCGAACCGAAGCTCGCGACCGACTCTCCGCTCGAGAGTTCCATCGTGGCTTCGACCCGCAGGCGGTGCTCGGCCTCGAGATCGCGTTCCATCGGTGCTACGTAGACACCGTGCCGAAGGCGTTCAAGCTCGCCGTTTCGTTGCAGCCGTTGCAGTTCCTTCTGCGAGACCCCGGCCGCCGTGAGGTCCCTGGATAGTTGATAGTCCTTCACGTCCTATACATTCCGCCGTCAGACCGGAAGTGGCCGGGGCTGTGGACAGCGCTTCGAAGCAGCTTGCCCGTCTGTGGACAACTGCCTGGAAGCCCGCAGCGCGCTCGGTCGAAACCCCCGTTGTGCAGCCGCGCGCGAAATCGTCTCCCGCACCCGATATCGCCGGGCCGACGCCACAGCCGCGCGCAAGATCTTCCGCCGCACCCGGTATTTCGGTCGCGCGGGTGGTTTTTGGGTGCGGCTGATGATGGGGACCGGGGAGGCGGACAGCCGCACCCGAAATCACCGGGGATCACTACAGCCGCGCGCGAACTGTGCTCCCGCACCCGGTATTTGGCGCGCGGGGGTCACTCTTGCGCGCGGCTGTGGTGGGACGCGGGTACGGGACGCCCCGCGGCGGAACCGGGCTAGACCTTGAGCTTGATCTGGGGGATGCCGGGCGCCTTGGTGCCCATGTCCTTGGCCCAGCGGGTGGCGGCGAATCGGGTGACGACGAACTGGGTCAGGCCGATGCCGATGCCGCTGGCCAAAGCCCAACCGGCGGCTTCGGCGAGTGGGGTGTCCGGATCGGTGGGCGACGGCGGCTTCTTACCGGTGATCGACTTCCAGGCGATGCTGATCCCTTTCTGGGCGGCGATCGTGGTGGCGGTCCCGAGCACGCCCACGTAGACCTTCCAGACCAGCTTGGACGAGGTGCCCATCTGTCACTCCTTTGCCAGGGAACTGCCGCTGTCCTTACCCGGCCGCCGAGCGATCGACGCACAAGGACCAGGTTTCGCGTCGAGCCTATCGGCCCTGCAGCCGGATCGATCCGAGCGAGCTGCTCGGGACAATGAGCAATAGACAATGAGCAGTAGACGACTACCGCGGCGACGGCGACGAGAATCACGCTGTACGCGGCGCCGTACGATGCGCCGGTTGGACGCCAAGTCCCGTACGGTTGGGGCGTGTCCGAGCCCGTGCCGAACGCCTCACCGGGAGTGTCGAGTCCAGCCGTGTCGAATCGCCGTCAACCGGGTGGCACCTTGCCGTCCCATCGCGAGCTGCTGTGGGTGCCGGTCGGCTGGTGGATCCTGGCCGGATTGTTCGCACTGTCGATGTTCGTCGCGGTGCTGTTCTACCTCGGCCCCTGGATCGCGATCGGCACCTTCGTGGTGCTGATGGCGATCATTACAGCCGTGTTCGTCCCGTACGGTCGACTGACGATCCGGACCGACGAGGACCGTCTGTGGGTCGGACGGGCCAACATCGAGTGGCGCTACATCATCCAGGTCCGCGCGCTGGACGAGCAGCAGACCCGGCAGCGGCGCGGTCCGCGGGCCGACGCCCGGGCGTTTCTGACGCTCCGCCCCTACCTGTCGCGGGCCGTCGAGCTGACCATCAGCGACGCGGAGGACCCGACTCCGTACTGGCTGGTCAGCTCGCGCAGAGCAGATCAGTTCGCGAACGCCGTACGCGCCCGGATCAGTCCGGAATCCGGCGACACCCGCGATAGTGTGGAGCGATGAGCCGGATGAGGGCTCATCGCGTGGGGCCGGCCCGGCCCCTCGCGGACGACAGCCGCGAGCCAGGCGATCACATGCGGGATCAGCTTGATGTCTTGATCATGCAGTTCAGTGCGGTACGAGGCTGGACCGGCAGTGCTCCGGCCGCCGGCCGTCAGCCGACCCGCTCCGACAGGGCGAGTCGTGCACATTCCCAAGCGGTGTCACAATTGCCCGGGCCCATTCGCCGAACCGGTGGTCCCGACGAACACACGGGCGCTGTCAGCGCCGAACCGCAGGAGCAGCTTCCATGATCTTTCGCTCGCGCCGGCAGCGAAACGAATCCGCCGACACGGCAACCCTGAACGGCGAACGCGATGAGCAGCCGGACGTCGACCCGGAGGATGGTCAGCAGCTCGTTGATCATGATCAGGTCGCCGACGAGTCGACCGGACCGGAATCGCCCGAGGCTCCGGCCGGTCAGGCCGATCAGGTAGCTTCGGTCGACCCGACGGGTGCGGCCGAAGCGATCGATCCGATCGACCTGGCCGACCTGGACAACCAGGAGTGGCGCGACCTCGGTCCGTACGACATCGCCGAGGTCGACGCCGAAGCGTTGGAGGAACCGGACGCCGAGCAACCGCGGATCGACCTGGGCAGCATGGTGCTGGCCGCATCCGACGGGATGGAGCTACGGCTGCAGGTGGACGAGAACAGCCAGCAGATCGTCTCGGCGATGATGATCCGCGACGACTCCGCCCTGGAGGTCGGCGCGTTCGCCGCCCCGCGTAGTGGGGGACTGTGGGCCGAGATCCGCGACGAGCTGATCGAATCGGCTGAGAGCGCCGGCGGATCGGCCAACCTGGTGCCCGGTCCGTTCGGGGTGGAGCTGCGGCGGCTGCTGCCGGTGCGTACGCCAGATGGCCAGGAGGGCTACCAGCCGTCGCGGATGTGGGTCGCCGAGGGCCCGCGTTGGATGTTGCGCGGCATTATTTATGGGCAGGCCGCCCTTGAGGACGGCCTGGAGACCCCCGTCGCGGAGATCCTGGAGTCGTTCCGCCAGATCGTCGTACGACGGGGCGACGAAGCCATGGCACCGGGAGATCTGCTCCCGTTGTCGCTACCGGAGAACATGAGTCAGGGTGAACCGGTCGAAGAACAGGGCGAACCGGTCGACGAGTCGGCTGATCCGCAAACCCAGTCGGGAGAAGAGCAATGAGCCCGCACGTGCAGGCCCGAGTCGCCGAGGGTGACGCGGGACGCCCCGGTGGCCTGTTCCGCCGCGCCCTGCGGCGGCTGGCTTCCTCCAACGAGGAGTTGGAGGACGAAGAACTGCAGCGCACCGTACGCGAGAACGGGGCGACACCGATCAGTTCGTGTGCCGATCGGCAACTGGTCGACCTCTGCGGCGACGTCCGTACCGTCACGATCAACCCGCGCGGTGGCAAGCCCGCGGTCGAGGCCGAACTGAAGGACGGTTCGGGATCGGTGACACTGGTCTGGCTCGGCCGCCGGCGGATCCCCGGCATCGAACCGGGTCGGGCGATCCGGGTGTCCGGCCGGATCAGCTGTGCCGGCACCGGCCAGCGGGTGATGTTCAACCCCCGCTACGAACTGCTCTGACTTGACCGGCGAGACCTCATCCTCCGGCGAGGTGCCGGCCGACCGCGAGGACCTGCACCAACGGCTGCAGCAGTACGACTACGTCGAGCAGTACGTGCGCGCCGAGTTGTCCCGTACGCTCGGCGGCGCCCGCGGCATGATCGAGGGCGCGCTGCCCTTCGTCGGCTTCACCGTCGCCTGGATGATCACTTCCCGGCTGAGTTGGAGTCTCGGCGTCGCGGTAGCGGTCGCGCTGGTGCTGGCGGCGATCCGGCTGATCCAGAAGCAGTCCCTGCGCTACGTCGCCCAGGCGGTGGTGCCGACCGCGATCGCGGCCGTCATCGCGGCCCGTACCGGCCGGGCCCAGGACGCGTTCCTGCCGGGGATTCTCTACAACGGTCTGCTGGCGGTGATCTCGATCATCACCATCGCGATCGGCAAACCGTTGGTGGGCTTCATCCTCGGCGCGGCGATGGGCGACCCGACCGGCTGGTCGAAGGACCGCGGCCTGGTGAAGATGATGACCAAACTGACCGCGGTGCTGGCCGTGCCCTACCTGCTGCGTTTCGTGATCCAGTTGCCGATCTACCTGACCGACCACGTGGTGCTGCTCGGTGTGGCGAAGCTGGTGTTGGGCTGGCCGCTGCTCGCCCTCGCCCTGGTGATCATGGGCGTGATGCTGTCCAGAGGTCGTACGCCGATCGACCGCCTGTCCTGACTTACTCAATGACGTCCGCTATCTGCCGCCGCTGTCCCCGTTCCCGCGCATCTGCGGCGCTCCCGCGTATGCACGAACTTGCGCGGGAGCGCCGCAGGTGCGCGGGAGGGATTGGTGGTGTACGAAGGGTGCGCAGGAGTTCCGGAGGTACGCGGGAGCGCTACGGCTGATCGGACAGGCCGCGGGGGGAGAGCATGGCGGCCAGCTCCTTCTCGTAGTCCTCGGTGGCCACGAAGAGCAACTCGTCGCCGGCTTCCAGGGAGCCGTCCGGATCGGGGGCCTGGGCGTGGCCGTCGCGGATGATCGCGACTAGGACGACGTCGCCGGGCCAGATCAGATCGCCGACGCGTTCGCCGACCCGCGGGCTCTGCGGCGGCAGGGTCAGCTCGACCAGGCTGGCCTCGCCCTCCCGGAAGGTGAGCAGCCGGACCAGGTCACCGACCGAGACCGCCTCCTCCACCAGCGCCGACATCAGCCGCGGCGTCGAGACCGCGTGATCGACTCCCCAGTCGGAGGTGAACAGCCACTCGTTCTTCGGATGATTGACCCGGGCCACCGTACGAGGAACGCTGAACTCCGTCTTGGCCAGCAACGAGGTGACCAGATTGACCTTGTCGTCGCCGGTGGCGGCGATCGCCACGTCGCAGGTGTCGATGCCGACCTCCTCCAGCGTGGACAGCTCGCAGGCGTCGGCCAGCAGCCACTCCGCCTCGGGCAGCGAATCCACCTTGATCGCCCGCGGGTCCTTCTCGATCAGCAGCACCTCGTGACCGTTCTCGATCAACTCGGCGGCGATCGATCGGCCGACGTTGCCGGCACCGGCAATGGAGACTCGCATCTGGCTTCCGTTCTCGGTGGTCGTTCTGGGTGATCGTGATCTTGAAAGGGTCGGGTCGGAAGGTAGCTAACCGCGCGGGGGTGGTCCGCTGAGGATCGCCTCCACGGCCGCCAACCGCTCCTTGTCGACGCCGACGTAGAGCAGATCGCCGTCCTGGAAGACGGTGCTGTCCCGGGGCACGATGCCGGTGCCCATCCGGAACAGGAACGGCACCCGGGCGTCGGCGGCCTCCTCGATCTCACCGATCCGCATGCCGACCCAGTCGGAGTGCACGTGCACCTCGACCAGCAACACCGAACCGGACGGGTCGCGCCACTGCGGCTCGGAACCGGTCGGCAACAGCCGGCGCATCACCTGATCGGCGGTCCAGCGGACGGTGGCCACGGTCGGGATGCCGAGCCGCTCGTACACCTCGGCCCGGCCCGGGTCGTAGATCCGGGCGACCACGTTGTGCACTTCGAAGGTCTCCCGGACCACCCGGGCGGCCAGGATGTTGGAGTTGTCGCCACTGGAGACCGCGGCGAACGCGTCGGCCTCCCGGATCCCCGCCTCCAGCAGCACCTCGCGATCGAAGCCGACGCCCTTGACCGTACGGCCGCCGAAGTCCGGCCCGAGCCGGCGGAACGCGTCGGTGTTGACGTCGACCACGGCCACGCTGTGGCCGCGTTTCTCCAGGATGCGGGCCAGGGTCGAGCCGACCCGGCCGCAACCCATGATGACGATGTGCACTGCTTGGTCTCCTCAGTCCGCGCGGCTCCCCGCACCTGTTGACCCAGTCGTACGACACCGGCCGTGCGCTCACCGCGAGGCGATCGACATCCGGACGTCTTCTGCTGTTGAGGATTCATCCTGTTCCAAGCCGCCGGTAACGGCAAACTCCCGGCGCGTGTCGGCGATGTCCGCTCCGGCGGATTGTGGGCATAGAGTTTCCGGACGTGAACATCGCGGATGTCGGCAAGCGGCTTCTGATCGGCCGCAAGTTGCGCAGTACGCAGCTGGGCGAGACCCTGTTGCCGAAGCGCATCGCCCTTCCGGTCTTCGCCTCCGACGCCCTGAGCTCGGTCGCGTACGCCCCGGACGAGATCTTGATCACCCTGTCACTGGCCGGTGTCGCCGGGTTCGCGTACTCCTGGAAGATCGCGATCTTCGTGGCCATGGTGATGATCATCGTGGTGCTGAGCTACCGGCAGAACGTTCGCGCCTATCCATCCGGCGGCGGTGACTACGAGGTCGCGACCACCAACCTCGGTCGCAACGCCGGCCTGACGGTCGCGTCGGCGCTGTTGGTCGACTACGTGCTGACGGTGGCGGTGTCAGTGTCCTCCGGCATCCAGAACGCCGAGGCGGTGTTCCCGTTCCTGGCCGGACACGAGGCGTTCGTGGCGGTCCTGGTCGTGTTGCTGATGACCGCATTGAATCTTCGCGGCGTACGCGAGTCCGGGACGCTGTTCGCGATCCCGACCTACTGCTTCATGTTCGGCGTGCTCGCGATGGTCGTCACCGGACTGATCAGGATCCTGGTGCTCGGCAATGATCTTCAGGTCGAGACCGCCAAGTACGGGGTGCAGGGCGACTCGCAATACACCGGTCTGACCGGGATCGCGTTCGTGATCCTGATGGCGCGCGCGTTCTCGTCGGGCTCGGCGGCGCTGACCGGTGTCGAGGCGATCTCCAACGGGGTGCCGTCCTTCCGCAAGCCCAAGAGCAAGAACGCCGCGACCACGCTGGCACTGCTCGCCACGGTCGCGGTCAGCATGATGATCGGCGTGATCGTGCTGGCCAACCTGACCCATCTGCGGCTGGTGGACGAGCCGTTCAGCCACTTCACGCTGAACGGCAAGGTCGTGCACTTCGATGCCGACACCGCGATCGGCCAGCTGGCCAAGGTGGTCTTCGACTTCTTCCCGCCGGCCTTCTACTTCGTCCTGGCCGCGACCATGTTGATCTTGTTCCTGGCCGCGAACACGGCCTTCAACGGGTTCCCGGTGCTGGGATCGATCCTCGGCCGGGACGGTTACCTGCCGCGGCAGCTGCACACCCGCGGTGACCGGCTGGCGTTCAGCAACGGCATCCTGTTGCTGGCCGTCGGCGCGATCGTGTTGATCTTGGCCTTCGACGCCAGCGTGACCGCGCTGATCCAGCTGTACGTGGTGGGCGTGTTCGTCTCCTTCACCACCAGTCAGAGCGGCATGATCATCCACTGGACCCGGCTGCTGAAGACGGTCACCGATCCGGCCCGGCGGCGGCGGATGTATCGGGCTCGGGTGATCAACAGCGTCGGCGCGGTCTGCACCGGTGCGGTGCTGGTGATCGTGTTGATCTCCAAGTTCACCCACGGCGCCTACATCGCGATCATCGCCATGGCGTTGCTGTTCG belongs to Microlunatus elymi and includes:
- a CDS encoding OB-fold nucleic acid binding domain-containing protein; this encodes MSPHVQARVAEGDAGRPGGLFRRALRRLASSNEELEDEELQRTVRENGATPISSCADRQLVDLCGDVRTVTINPRGGKPAVEAELKDGSGSVTLVWLGRRRIPGIEPGRAIRVSGRISCAGTGQRVMFNPRYELL
- a CDS encoding APC family permease, giving the protein MNIADVGKRLLIGRKLRSTQLGETLLPKRIALPVFASDALSSVAYAPDEILITLSLAGVAGFAYSWKIAIFVAMVMIIVVLSYRQNVRAYPSGGGDYEVATTNLGRNAGLTVASALLVDYVLTVAVSVSSGIQNAEAVFPFLAGHEAFVAVLVVLLMTALNLRGVRESGTLFAIPTYCFMFGVLAMVVTGLIRILVLGNDLQVETAKYGVQGDSQYTGLTGIAFVILMARAFSSGSAALTGVEAISNGVPSFRKPKSKNAATTLALLATVAVSMMIGVIVLANLTHLRLVDEPFSHFTLNGKVVHFDADTAIGQLAKVVFDFFPPAFYFVLAATMLILFLAANTAFNGFPVLGSILGRDGYLPRQLHTRGDRLAFSNGILLLAVGAIVLILAFDASVTALIQLYVVGVFVSFTTSQSGMIIHWTRLLKTVTDPARRRRMYRARVINSVGAVCTGAVLVIVLISKFTHGAYIAIIAMALLFVMMKGIRRHYDRVAEETAIDPDEDRMLPSRVRAVVLVSKLHKPTLRALAFAKASRPSVLEAITVDVDPEDTEKLVQQWEDAGIQVPLKVIASPYREITTPALEFVKNIRRESPRDVVTVYIPEYVVGHWWEQILHNQSAMRLKVRLLFMPGVMVTSVPYLLQSSGAARQRLERSAARQRTSVR
- a CDS encoding potassium channel family protein encodes the protein MRVSIAGAGNVGRSIAAELIENGHEVLLIEKDPRAIKVDSLPEAEWLLADACELSTLEEVGIDTCDVAIAATGDDKVNLVTSLLAKTEFSVPRTVARVNHPKNEWLFTSDWGVDHAVSTPRLMSALVEEAVSVGDLVRLLTFREGEASLVELTLPPQSPRVGERVGDLIWPGDVVLVAIIRDGHAQAPDPDGSLEAGDELLFVATEDYEKELAAMLSPRGLSDQP
- a CDS encoding DUF3159 domain-containing protein; amino-acid sequence: MTGETSSSGEVPADREDLHQRLQQYDYVEQYVRAELSRTLGGARGMIEGALPFVGFTVAWMITSRLSWSLGVAVAVALVLAAIRLIQKQSLRYVAQAVVPTAIAAVIAARTGRAQDAFLPGILYNGLLAVISIITIAIGKPLVGFILGAAMGDPTGWSKDRGLVKMMTKLTAVLAVPYLLRFVIQLPIYLTDHVVLLGVAKLVLGWPLLALALVIMGVMLSRGRTPIDRLS
- a CDS encoding DUF4193 domain-containing protein; the encoded protein is MATDYDAPRKTDEDVSEDSIEELKNRRNDKNSGKVDEDEAEAAESFELPGADLSHEELTVRVLPRQADEFTCASCFLVRHRSQLAEERNGQMYCVDCAG
- a CDS encoding potassium channel family protein, producing MGCGRVGSTLARILEKRGHSVAVVDVNTDAFRRLGPDFGGRTVKGVGFDREVLLEAGIREADAFAAVSSGDNSNILAARVVRETFEVHNVVARIYDPGRAEVYERLGIPTVATVRWTADQVMRRLLPTGSEPQWRDPSGSVLLVEVHVHSDWVGMRIGEIEEAADARVPFLFRMGTGIVPRDSTVFQDGDLLYVGVDKERLAAVEAILSGPPPRG
- a CDS encoding DUF3710 domain-containing protein, yielding MIFRSRRQRNESADTATLNGERDEQPDVDPEDGQQLVDHDQVADESTGPESPEAPAGQADQVASVDPTGAAEAIDPIDLADLDNQEWRDLGPYDIAEVDAEALEEPDAEQPRIDLGSMVLAASDGMELRLQVDENSQQIVSAMMIRDDSALEVGAFAAPRSGGLWAEIRDELIESAESAGGSANLVPGPFGVELRRLLPVRTPDGQEGYQPSRMWVAEGPRWMLRGIIYGQAALEDGLETPVAEILESFRQIVVRRGDEAMAPGDLLPLSLPENMSQGEPVEEQGEPVDESADPQTQSGEEQ
- a CDS encoding DUF4235 domain-containing protein — its product is MGTSSKLVWKVYVGVLGTATTIAAQKGISIAWKSITGKKPPSPTDPDTPLAEAAGWALASGIGIGLTQFVVTRFAATRWAKDMGTKAPGIPQIKLKV
- a CDS encoding DUF3093 domain-containing protein, whose protein sequence is MSEPVPNASPGVSSPAVSNRRQPGGTLPSHRELLWVPVGWWILAGLFALSMFVAVLFYLGPWIAIGTFVVLMAIITAVFVPYGRLTIRTDEDRLWVGRANIEWRYIIQVRALDEQQTRQRRGPRADARAFLTLRPYLSRAVELTISDAEDPTPYWLVSSRRADQFANAVRARISPESGDTRDSVER